A stretch of the Ostrea edulis chromosome 9, xbOstEdul1.1, whole genome shotgun sequence genome encodes the following:
- the LOC125652255 gene encoding uncharacterized protein LOC125652255 translates to MFTRYKMDVSTIRASTVCNLQNFLKERGISAQKLNKGHLVRLCEAVLHLDLPKNPEYINISSTNDVIRKLDALGCKDPLTMDGFSNTLSDIPNITLYDVFNYLITSRSDYDRKKLKAYKSCEDYRLYFDGHVDDLEYHGLSKEEPLCLFRAKVKPTQRDKTYLNESYYKLWICIGKQHGNVRSAYCTCIGGADGACRHIAAVLYEIEAYDEKSSTDGENKWIKRPRHHDCPVPIKRLKIMKAKYHQNAADVNNNYTNDEFDPRAVVEEMNDEKLDSFYASLQKIDPNTQALDLLESKFDESDVRKTNDDQCVMWSICEKSVNFLDEKKLNYQSVDEVPDSLCDTFLENIHASEEDIQYVESHTYGQSDNSNWHVARKGMITASNFKKVCDCVAHKRNPNYLKKLLLGAYSDAKSASLAWGVKKERCAINLYKRVAGKKHIGMDIKFPGLRIFKDKPYLGCSVDGLLTCKCKHHGGTKIIEIKCPYSDREKLPKEVALLKGCVMNSNGNLQLTQSSDYYPQIQGQMGIYNCQFADLIIYTKQGIHVVEDIVYDEKYFSDMIEKLEMYFKNILLKTMFVNCNKTTFVE, encoded by the exons ATGTTTACTCGATACAAAATGGACGTTAGTACAATCCGTGCATCAACAGTGtgtaatttacaaaatttcttgAAAGAACGGGGGATTAGCGCTCAGAAATTGAACAAAGGACACCTTGTAAGGCTTTGTGAAGCGGTACTTCATCTTGACTTACCAAAAAATCccgaatatataaatatttcatcaactAATGACGTTATTCGCAAGCTCGATGCACTGGGGTGCAAGGATCCTCTCACCATGGATGGGTTTTCAAATACTCTGTCTGATATTCCAAATATTACTCTTTATGACGTTTTTAATTATCTAATAACATCGAGATCTGACTACGACAGAAAAAAACTCAAAGCTTACAAATCATGCGAGGATTATAGACTATATTTCGATGGTCATGTGGATGATTTGGAGTACCACGGTCTCTCTAAAGAAGAACCCTTATGTCTCTTCAGAGCAAAAGTCAAACCAACTCAACGAGATAAAACTTACTTGAATGAAAGTTACTATAAATTATGGATCTGCATTGGAAAACAGCATGGCAATGTTAGATCAGCATACTGCACATGTATTGGAGG TGCTGATGGTGCATGCAGGCACATAGCAGCTGTACTGTATGAAATAGAGGCGTATGATGAGAAGTCATCCACTGACGGGGAGAATAAATGGATCAAAAGACCAAGACATCATGATTGTCCAGTTCcaattaaaagattaaaaattatgaaagcaaA GTATCACCAGAATGCAGCAGATGTCAATAATAACTACACAAACGACGAGTTTGATCCTCGTGCTGTTGTTGAGGAAATGAATGATGAAAAACTGGATTctttttatgcatctttacaaAAG ATTGACCCAAATACACAGGCTTTGGATTTGCTGGAAAGTAAATTTGATGAGTCGGATGTACGAAAAACAAATGATGATCAGTGTGTCATGTGGTCCATTTGTGAGAAATCAGTGAATTTTCTTGATGAAAAAAAGCTAAACTATCAGTCTGTTGATGAAGTACCAGATTCTTTATGTGATACCTTTCTAGAAAATATCCATGCCAGTGAAGAAGACATCCAGTATGTTGAGTCGCACACATATGGACAATCTGATAATTCCAACTGGCATGTAGCACGTAAAGGAATGATTACtgcatcaaattttaaaaaggtgTGTGATTGTGTGGCTCATAAAAGAAATCCCAATTACTTGAAGAAACTGTTATTGGGTGCATATAGTGATGCAAAATCAGCTTCCCTTGCATGGGGTGTAAAGAAAGAAAGATGTGCAATAAACTTGTATAAGAGAGTGGCAGGAAAGAAGCATATTGGCATGGATATTAAATTTCCTGGATTGCGCATATTCAAAGATAAACCTTACCTAGGTTGCAGTGTTGATGGACTGTTAACATGCAAATGCAAACATCACGGTGggacaaaaattattgaaataaaatgtccaTATAGTGACAGGGAAAAGCTACCGAAGGAAGTGGCTCTTCTAAAAGGATGCGTTATGAATTCTaatggaaatttacaattaactCAGAGTTCAGACTACTATCCCCAAATACAGGGTCAAATGGGTATCTATAACTGTCAATTTGCTGACTTGATCATATATACCAAACAGGGAATCCATGTTGTTGAAGATATTGTGTATGACGAAAAATACTTCAGtgatatgattgaaaaattagaAATGTACTTTAAGAATATTTTGCTTAAAACTATGTTTGTCAATTGCAACAAAACTACATTTGTAGAATAG
- the LOC125652256 gene encoding uncharacterized protein LOC125652256 isoform X1, which yields MVKRCAWGTCNSDSRYKDKEYMRDVTFWPIPKPKTRLRETLVWVKACNRKNFTVKNVNKHAYVCSKHFVEGQPTEKYPYPVIAGSSSQGKPLRKPPTKKANNHETTTTTKLSRNVDIETVPTPAAFIVIDDVEDIATDSFDDIGKSDHLPEHGYSSKKVMVDQAVQTTINKEHLCDYDDDNLMNGGSMRRQFILKDVMKDDNSCKFYTDLSLAMFGFLFVFLSKSAKSMTYWRGSETSNERKQTPRKGPKRILTLNEEMMLMLLRLRRGYDTISLGNMFGISDTLVSRIFVTWTSLVSKELGFLIRWPSREQVRFKRPACFKHFPKTRCIIDCTEFFVQKPSLPSSQRITYSSYKHHNTFKCLVGITPKGSFSFISNLFTGSISDKKIVEQSGFLENLEYGDDIMADRGFLIRGELALKGATLNIPPFAMGKQMCSAATTKTRRIAHARIHVERAIGRLKNFAILQGTLPLRMKTQFDNVVKVCGILCNLDKQLVK from the exons ATGGTAAAACGATGTGCATGGGGCACTTGTAACAGTGATTCGCGCTACAAAGACAAGGAATATATGAGAGATGTTACTTTCTGGCCAATTCCTAAGCCCAAAACAAGATTACGCGAAACTTTAGTGTGGGTGAAAGCATGCAATAGGAAAAATTTCACTGTGAAAAACGTAAACAAACATGCCTACGTATGCAGCAAGCACTTTGTGGAAGGTCAGCCTACAGAGAAATATCCGTACCCGGTTATTGCAGGATCGTCATCCCAGGGAAAACCATTGAGAAAACCCCCAACTAAAAAGGCTAACAATCACGAAACCACAACCACCACAAAGCTTTCCCGTAATGTTGATATCGAAACCGTTCCTACCCCGGCAGCATTTATTGTGATAGATGACGTAGAGGATATTGCAACTGATTCTTTTGATGATATTG GGAAGTCTGACCATCTCCCAGAGCATGGATATTCATCCAAGAAAGTAATGGTGGATCAAGCAGTGCAAACCACAATAAATAAAGAACATCTCTGTgattatgatgatgataatTTGATGAATGGAGGAAGCATGCGTAGACAATTCATTTTGAAGGATGTCATGAAAGATGACAACAGCTGCAAGTTTTATACTG ATTTGTCCCTGGCAATGTTTGGGTTTCTCTTTGTGTTCCTGTCTAAGTCGGCAAAGAGTATGACATACTGGAGAGGCAGTGAGACAAGTAATGAAAGAAAACAG ACTCCAAGGAAAGGTCCTAAACGTATACTGACACTAAATGAGGAGATGATGTTAATGCTTCTGAGACTGCGAAGAGGTTATGACACCATTTCTCTCGGAAACATGTTTGGAATATCTGACACTTTGGTAAGCAGAATTTTTGTAACATGGACTTCTTTGGTATCTAAGGAACTCGGATTCTTGATTCGCTGGCCAAGCAGAGAACAAGTAAGATTTAAACGTCCAGCATGtttcaaacattttcccaaaACACGTTGTATTATTGACTGTACAGAGTTTTTTGTGCAAAAGCCAAGTCTGCCATCATCACAAAGAATAACTTATTCTTCCTACAAACATCATAACACTTTCAAATGTTTAGTTGGAATAACACCAAAGGGGTCATTTTCCTTTATATCCAACTTATTCACTGGCAGCATATCGGATAAGAAAATTGTTGAGCAATCTGGTTTCCTTGAGAATTTGGAATATGGAGATGACATTATGGCAGACAGAGGGTTCTTGATCAGGGGAGAGTTAGCTCTTAAAGGAGCGACATTAAACATTCCTCCATTTGCAATGGGAAAACAAATGTGTAGCGCAGCAACAACGAAAACAAGGAGAATTGCTCATGCAAGAATTCATGTTGAAAGAGCAATAGGTAGACTGAAAAACTTTGCCATTTTACAGGGTACCTTACCATTAAGAATGAAGACTCAGTTTGACAATGTAGTTAAAGTTTGTGGTATTCTTTGTAATCTAGACAAGCAACTTGTTAAATGA
- the LOC125652256 gene encoding uncharacterized protein LOC125652256 isoform X2, with translation MVKRCAWGTCNSDSRYKDKEYMRDVTFWPIPKPKTRLRETLVWVKACNRKNFTVKNVNKHAYVCSKHFVEGQPTEKYPYPVIAGSSSQGKPLRKPPTKKANNHETTTTTKLSRNVDIETVPTPAAFIVIDDVEDIATDSFDDIGKSDHLPEHGYSSKKVMVDQAVQTTINKEHLCDYDDDNLMNGGSMRRQFILKDVMKDDNSCKFYTDLSLAMFGFLFVFLSKSAKSMTYWRGSETSNERKQTPRKGPKRILTLNEEMMLMLLRLRRGTRILDSLAKQRTSKI, from the exons ATGGTAAAACGATGTGCATGGGGCACTTGTAACAGTGATTCGCGCTACAAAGACAAGGAATATATGAGAGATGTTACTTTCTGGCCAATTCCTAAGCCCAAAACAAGATTACGCGAAACTTTAGTGTGGGTGAAAGCATGCAATAGGAAAAATTTCACTGTGAAAAACGTAAACAAACATGCCTACGTATGCAGCAAGCACTTTGTGGAAGGTCAGCCTACAGAGAAATATCCGTACCCGGTTATTGCAGGATCGTCATCCCAGGGAAAACCATTGAGAAAACCCCCAACTAAAAAGGCTAACAATCACGAAACCACAACCACCACAAAGCTTTCCCGTAATGTTGATATCGAAACCGTTCCTACCCCGGCAGCATTTATTGTGATAGATGACGTAGAGGATATTGCAACTGATTCTTTTGATGATATTG GGAAGTCTGACCATCTCCCAGAGCATGGATATTCATCCAAGAAAGTAATGGTGGATCAAGCAGTGCAAACCACAATAAATAAAGAACATCTCTGTgattatgatgatgataatTTGATGAATGGAGGAAGCATGCGTAGACAATTCATTTTGAAGGATGTCATGAAAGATGACAACAGCTGCAAGTTTTATACTG ATTTGTCCCTGGCAATGTTTGGGTTTCTCTTTGTGTTCCTGTCTAAGTCGGCAAAGAGTATGACATACTGGAGAGGCAGTGAGACAAGTAATGAAAGAAAACAG ACTCCAAGGAAAGGTCCTAAACGTATACTGACACTAAATGAGGAGATGATGTTAATGCTTCTGAGACTGCGAAGAG GAACTCGGATTCTTGATTCGCTGGCCAAGCAGAGAACAAGTAAGATTTAA
- the LOC125660102 gene encoding octopamine receptor-like has product MKTSGDIFYHMKFQSIAGLLKGVVRLEATMFGGNVSSSNDSDTAGLIQSVEDYLLSFLMIVTIAVTIVGNIFVVLAILKYKPLRNVQNVFLISLAVADLAVAIIVMPLHISNKLHGSWDFGGAMCNFWVTCDVLLCTASILNLCVIAMDRYLAIHEPLSYARKRTITRVLLMIVAAWVASAVISVPPLFGWIDSPNNSLYKENTHQCSLTAEKGYIIYSSFGSFFIPLSIMTFVYIKIFFATRERLRKRAKASAASKMALLKNRSPPSPNLATMEQISEDSNENNEQNNREFSYNTTPNHSSHLVNDRIPENTTTMENFFNQKQKISLSKERKAARTLGIIVGAFVLCWLPFFIMYVTVPFCNSCTLTPGVELGITFLGYVNSALNPVIYTVFNVDFRRAFTFLVEKYIKCKQNSRQSNLYRNSVNTRN; this is encoded by the exons ATGAAGACATCCGGAGATATATTTTATCACATGAAATTTCAATCAATAGCAGGCTTACTTAAGGGGG TTGTACGCTTAGAAGCGACCATGTTCGGAGGCAACGTTTCTTCTTCCAACGACAGCGATACTGCAGGTTTAATACAGTCGGTTGAGGACTATTTGCTGTCATTTCTAATGATAGTAACTATCGCTGTGACAATTGTTGGAAATATATTTGTTGTTCTAGCAATCTTAAAATACAAACCCTTACGCAATGTCCAAAACGTGTTTCTAATTTCTTTAGCAGTAGCTGATTTAGCCGTAGCGATAATAGTTATGCCTCTTCACATTTCAAACAAGCTACATGGAAGTTGGGATTTCGGAGGAGCAATGTGCAACTTCTGGGTGACGTGTGATGTACTGCTATGCACTGCTTCCATACTTAACCTATGTGTCATCGCCATGGACAGGTATCTGGCTATACATGAACCACTCAGTTATGCTCGGAAACGTACAATTACACGTGTTTTGCTAATGATTGTTGCGGCATGGGTGGCAAGTGCAGTAATAAGTGTTCCGCCTTTGTTCGGTTGGATAGACTCTCCTAACAATAgcttatataaagaaaatactCATCAATGTAGTCTGACTGCTGAGAAGGGTTACATTATATATTCCTCATTTGGATCTTTTTTCATACCACTTTCTATCATGACGTTTGTTTACATCAAGATTTTCTTTGCAACCAGAGAGAGGCTACGGAAAAGAGCAAAAGCATCGGCCGCATCGAAAATGGCACTTTTAAAAAACAGATCACCACCATCCCCAAATCTTGCAACAATGGAACAAATTTCTGAAGAcagtaatgaaaataatgaacaaaatAATCGCGAGTTCAGTTACAATACCACACCGAATCATTCATCTCATCTTGTAAATGACCGAATACCCGAAAATACTACCACCATGGAAAATTTCTTCAATCAGAAGCAAAAAATTTCGTTGTCAAAGGAGCGAAAGGCTGCCAGAACTCTTGGAATAATAGTGGGTGCGTTTGTGCTCTGCTGGCTCCCGTTTTTCATCATGTATGTGACAGTTCCGTTCTGTAATTCGTGTACACTGACTCCCGGGGTAGAGCTGGGAATAACTTTCCTTGGGTACGTGAACTCAGCACTGAATCCTGTTATCTATACAGTTTTTAATGTTGATTTTCGAAGGGCCTTCACTTTCCTGGTTGAAAAGTACATTAAATGCAAACAGAACTCAAGACAATCTAATTTATACCGAAATTCGGTAAATACGAGAAATTGA